Genomic segment of Umezawaea sp. Da 62-37:
CCACCGTCAACTCCAGCCACGGCAAGCTGTTCTGGAACTTCACCTACATCGCCGACGCGGTGCCGGACGACCGCGCGAGGCGCATGGCGGACGACTCGCTGGACACCTTGCTGTCGGAGATCACCCAGAGTTCGCCCGCGGGCGCGTGAGGAGCAGATGGTGTTCACCGCCAAGAGCAGGACACTGCCGCCGAGCGGCAAGACCGTGCTGATCACCGGCGCGTCGACCGGCCTCGGCCGGGAAACCGCGCTGCACCTGGCCGAGCGGGGCTTCCGGGTCCTGGGCGCGGTGCGCAAGACCGAGGACGGGGACCGGCTCGTCGCCGACTGCCCGTCCGGCCGGATCGAGCACGTCGTGCTCGACGTGACCGACGGGGCGTCCATCGCCGCTTCGGCGGAGCAGGTCGCCGGGAAGGTCGGCGACCGCGGCCTGTGGGGGCTGGTGAACAACGCCGGCATCTGCATCTCCGCACCGCTGGAGGTCGTGTCCACCGATCTGCTGCGCAGGCAGCTGGAAGTCAACGTGGTCGGCCAGCTCGCGGTCACCCAGGCGTACCTGCCACTGCTGCGCGCCGCGCGCGGCAGGCTGGTCAACGTGACCTCCGGGCTGGGGACGGTCGCGATCCCGTACCTGGGGCCGTACTCCGCGGCGCAGTTCGCCAAGGAGGGCATGAGCGACGCCCTGCGCCGCGAACTGGCGCCGATGGGCGTGGTGGTGTCCGTGGTCAGCCCCGGCGCGATCTGGACCCCGATCTGGGCCAAGATCGCCCAGGACGGCCAGGACGCGCTGTCCGCCGCGCCCGCCGCCGTCGCCGACCTCTACCGCGCGACCTTCGTGCGGTTCATGCACCTCAACGAGCAGACCGCGAAGGACAGCAAGACCCGGCCCGCCGAGGTGGCCGACGCCATCCGGGCCGCGCTCACCTCGGTGAAGCCCAAGACCCGCTACCGCGTCGGCTCCGACGTCCGGCGAGGCAGCCTCCTGGCGCGGCTGCTGCCGGACACCGCCGTCGACTCGATGTTCCGCAAGATCGTCACCCCGCTGCCCACCGACCAGGAGGCACACCGTGTCGGGTCCTGAACTCCGCCTCGGCGAAGAGCTGATCTCACCGCTGCACCCCCTCTACGACGGCCTCCAGGTGGACGGCGCGGCCCGACCCGCCCACCTCGCCCCCGACCACCCGGTGTGGGTGGTCACCCGCTACCACGACGCGAAGAAGGTGTTGTCGCACCCCGGTGTGCGGCGGGACGCCAAGCAGGCGGCCGAGCTGTACGCCAAGCGCACGGGGGAGCAGCGGGAGGCCATCGGAGCCTCGCTCACCGCGCACATGCTCAACGCCGACCCGCCCGACCACACCAGGCTGCGCGCGCTGGTCGGTCGCGCGTTCACCAGCCGTCGGGTCGAACTGCTGCGCCCGCACATCGAGCGGCTGACCGACGAGCTGCTGGACGCGATGGCCACCCGCGAGCAGGCCGACCTGATGGGCGACTTCGCCGTCCCGCTGACCATCGGGGTGATCTGCGAACTGCTCGGCGTGCCGCCCGCCGAACGCGACCACGTGCGCTCGGCGTGGGAGCGGCAGGCCGAACTGCTGTCGCCGGAGGCCGCCGAAGCCCTGGCCGAGGAACAGGCCCAGTACCTGCGCGGCCTGCTGGAGGTCAAGCGCCG
This window contains:
- a CDS encoding SDR family oxidoreductase; protein product: MVFTAKSRTLPPSGKTVLITGASTGLGRETALHLAERGFRVLGAVRKTEDGDRLVADCPSGRIEHVVLDVTDGASIAASAEQVAGKVGDRGLWGLVNNAGICISAPLEVVSTDLLRRQLEVNVVGQLAVTQAYLPLLRAARGRLVNVTSGLGTVAIPYLGPYSAAQFAKEGMSDALRRELAPMGVVVSVVSPGAIWTPIWAKIAQDGQDALSAAPAAVADLYRATFVRFMHLNEQTAKDSKTRPAEVADAIRAALTSVKPKTRYRVGSDVRRGSLLARLLPDTAVDSMFRKIVTPLPTDQEAHRVGS